The following are encoded in a window of Primulina huaijiensis isolate GDHJ02 unplaced genomic scaffold, ASM1229523v2 scaffold3245, whole genome shotgun sequence genomic DNA:
- the LOC140968161 gene encoding transcription factor bHLH100-like isoform X1, with protein sequence MHAIKPHQRMVDVSAHFSGFGWPLENLIGHDDYVSGEKFSDQNSDSIDLQCSPAGQDHMTGEFSEFRKLGDTTKIFKKLNHNASERDRRKKMNTMYSTLRALLPPEDQSRKLSIPATISRVLKYIPELQKEVGTLIQKKEHLISKKSKRVFQEDSTIDFRKQISRKPIRSSSSTLSATRISEQEIVLQFSMAKFEKGSISDALWCLEKEGFLVLSTSCFQSFGGRVFYNAHIQQGQGSQNMDVLMLKEKVWAFYDKGEEIRLNCN encoded by the exons ATGCATGCCATCAAACCACATCAAAGAATGGTCGACGTTTCTGCTCATTTCTCAGGTTTCGGGTGGCCGTTGGAGAATCTCATCGGCCATGACGACTACGTTTCCGGGGAAAAATTTTCCGATCAAAATTCAGACTCCATCGATCTTCAATGTTCTCCGGCAGGACAAGATCATATGACTGGAGAATTTTCGGAGTTTCGTAAATTGGGCGACACGACTAAGATCTTCAAGAAGTTGAATCATAATGCCAGTGAAAGGGATCGCCGGAAAAAGATGAACACCATGTATTCCACTCTCCGCGCGCTGCTTCCGCCGGAAGACCAGTCT AGAAAACTGAGTATTCCTGCTACAATTTCAAGAGTGCTGAAATACATCCCTGAGCTTCAGAAAGAAGTAGGGACGTTGATCCAAAAGAAAGAGCATCTCATATCAAAGAAAAGTAAGAGGGTATTTCAAGAAGATTCAACCATTGATTTTAGGAAGCAGATATCAAGAAAACCGATACGAAGTTCGTCGTCAACATTATCCGCAACACGAATAAGCGAACAAGAAATAGTTCTCCAGTTTTCGATGGCCAAATTTGAAAAGGGTTCGATTTCTGATGCTTTATGGTGTTTGGAGAAAGAAGGTTTTCTTGTGCTAAGTACTTCATGTTTTCAGTCTTTTGGAGGGAGGGTTTTCTATAATGCACATATTCAG CAGGGACAAGGAAGTCAGAACATG
- the LOC140968161 gene encoding transcription factor ORG2-like isoform X2, which yields MHAIKPHQRMVDVSAHFSGFGWPLENLIGHDDYVSGEKFSDQNSDSIDLQCSPAGQDHMTGEFSEFRKLGDTTKIFKKLNHNASERDRRKKMNTMYSTLRALLPPEDQSRKLSIPATISRVLKYIPELQKEVGTLIQKKEHLISKKSKRVFQEDSTIDFRKQISRKPIRSSSSTLSATRISEQEIVLQFSMAKFEKGSISDALWCLEKEGFLVLSTSCFQSFGGRVFYNAHIQGQGSQNMDVLMLKEKVWAFYDKGEEIRLNCN from the exons ATGCATGCCATCAAACCACATCAAAGAATGGTCGACGTTTCTGCTCATTTCTCAGGTTTCGGGTGGCCGTTGGAGAATCTCATCGGCCATGACGACTACGTTTCCGGGGAAAAATTTTCCGATCAAAATTCAGACTCCATCGATCTTCAATGTTCTCCGGCAGGACAAGATCATATGACTGGAGAATTTTCGGAGTTTCGTAAATTGGGCGACACGACTAAGATCTTCAAGAAGTTGAATCATAATGCCAGTGAAAGGGATCGCCGGAAAAAGATGAACACCATGTATTCCACTCTCCGCGCGCTGCTTCCGCCGGAAGACCAGTCT AGAAAACTGAGTATTCCTGCTACAATTTCAAGAGTGCTGAAATACATCCCTGAGCTTCAGAAAGAAGTAGGGACGTTGATCCAAAAGAAAGAGCATCTCATATCAAAGAAAAGTAAGAGGGTATTTCAAGAAGATTCAACCATTGATTTTAGGAAGCAGATATCAAGAAAACCGATACGAAGTTCGTCGTCAACATTATCCGCAACACGAATAAGCGAACAAGAAATAGTTCTCCAGTTTTCGATGGCCAAATTTGAAAAGGGTTCGATTTCTGATGCTTTATGGTGTTTGGAGAAAGAAGGTTTTCTTGTGCTAAGTACTTCATGTTTTCAGTCTTTTGGAGGGAGGGTTTTCTATAATGCACATATTCAG GGACAAGGAAGTCAGAACATG